The Deltaproteobacteria bacterium nucleotide sequence ATCAGAGCGGTATTTTGCACCATGTTCGGTTCCATTATAAAATCACCATTCGATGGACTTTGAAAAAAGTCACAGGAAAACGCTTTTCCCGCCAGTGGCGCGATGCGAAAGGCTTATCTGCCGACTTCCGGCTTTCCCGGCTGCCGGTTTCAGCTTCGCCCCGTCACCACTTGAGTATGTTGATCTGCTCAACGTCCACCGTTTCACGGCGGCGATAGATGGAAATCACTATGGCGAGCCCCACCGCCGCTTCGGCTGCGGCAACGGTCATCACCATTATGATGAGTGCATGCCCGTTCATGGCGGCATCAAGGTTCCCGGCGGACGCCAGCTGTTTGGAAAAGGCCAGGATCGAAAGATTCACGGCATTCAGCATGAGCTCAATGCACATGAAAATCACGATGATGTTGCGCCGGATGAGCACACCCACCACGCCGATGGTGAACAGGATGCCGGAAAGCGCCAGGTATTCGTAAAGCATGATCTAAAGCTCCCTCTTGGCGACCACCACCGCACCGACCACGGCCACGAGGAGCAGCACGCCGGCAAGTTCAAAGGGCAGGATATATGTGGTAAACAGGGTCCTGGCAACCAGTTCGGTGGTGCCGTAGTTTTTCGGCAGGTCCCCCACCTTTGGTGCGGCGTAAAGGGCGACCTGAAGGCCTATGAGCACCAGGCAGTCCAGGGCCAGAAACACTCCAACCGCCTTCTGGGCCAGGGCGATGCTGGGCGCGGGGTTCTCGCTTTTCCTAAGGTCCAGAAGCATGATAACGAAAAGGAAGAGAACCATTATTGCGCCGGCGTAAACCAGAACCTGGGCCGCTGCGATGAAATGCGCGTTAAGCATCACGTACAGGGCCGAGAGGCAGAACATGCAGGCCACCAGGAACAGGGCGCTGGTGACCGGATTTTTGCGCAGTATGGTGAGGATCGCGCAAATAACCGCCAAGCCTCCGAAATTATAAAACAAGAGCTGTTCCATTTTACCAGAGCCCGCCCTTCACCGATGGCTTTTGGGGGATATCCATCAAAAGCCGGTCAATGCCCAAAACGAAGCTGGCCCGGTCATACTCGGCCAACTCCACTATTTCGCTGTCCATGCGGATGGCGTCGCAAGGGCAGGCCTCGACGCAGTATCCGCAGAAAACGCACCTTAATTCGTCGATCTCGAAAATTACCGGCCTTTTCTCGATGGCCGGATCCTCGTGCTCACCCTCCACGATGCGGATGCATTTGGCCGGGCATGTCGACTCGCAGCACTTGCAGGCAACGCAGCGCGGGGTTCCGTCCTCGCGGGGGACAAGGCGGTGCCTTGCCCTGTAACGCGGGGGCAGGGTCGCCCTCTCAAGGGGATAATCTATGGTGCGGACATCGTAGTTGGCCGCCAGGGACTTCACGGGTCCCCTGACACCAAGCCAGTAGCCGGAAAAATTGCGCACCAGGTGGCGCATGACCGTGTACATTCCCCGGGCAATTTCGAGAAAATACACGGAATACGCTGCTCCGCCGATTTCATCTCTTTTTACGACGTATCCCATCGTGTCACCGCACCATGAAGAAGACGACCACCCCGGTAACCACCACGTTGGCCAGTGTAAGGGGAATCATGTATTTCCAGCCCACTATCATGAGCTGATCGAACCTGAACCGGGGAAGGGTCCAGCGCACCCAGAT carries:
- the nuoK gene encoding NADH-quinone oxidoreductase subunit NuoK; this translates as MLYEYLALSGILFTIGVVGVLIRRNIIVIFMCIELMLNAVNLSILAFSKQLASAGNLDAAMNGHALIIMVMTVAAAEAAVGLAIVISIYRRRETVDVEQINILKW
- a CDS encoding NADH-quinone oxidoreductase subunit J; this translates as MEQLLFYNFGGLAVICAILTILRKNPVTSALFLVACMFCLSALYVMLNAHFIAAAQVLVYAGAIMVLFLFVIMLLDLRKSENPAPSIALAQKAVGVFLALDCLVLIGLQVALYAAPKVGDLPKNYGTTELVARTLFTTYILPFELAGVLLLVAVVGAVVVAKREL
- a CDS encoding NADH-quinone oxidoreductase subunit I; its protein translation is MYFLEIARGMYTVMRHLVRNFSGYWLGVRGPVKSLAANYDVRTIDYPLERATLPPRYRARHRLVPREDGTPRCVACKCCESTCPAKCIRIVEGEHEDPAIEKRPVIFEIDELRCVFCGYCVEACPCDAIRMDSEIVELAEYDRASFVLGIDRLLMDIPQKPSVKGGLW